From the genome of Fundidesulfovibrio magnetotacticus, one region includes:
- the rplV gene encoding 50S ribosomal protein L22 translates to MEARAIAKFVRVSPQKARLVAATVKGRGVEEAMNILKFTPKKAAFLIGKVLHSALSNAEQMSADVDTLKVKDVIVNQGPTWKRIMPRSMGRANRILKRTSHITVVVEEEKE, encoded by the coding sequence ATGGAAGCCAGAGCCATCGCCAAATTCGTCCGGGTGAGCCCTCAGAAAGCCCGCCTGGTCGCAGCCACCGTCAAGGGCAGGGGCGTCGAGGAAGCCATGAACATCCTCAAGTTCACGCCCAAGAAGGCCGCCTTCCTCATCGGCAAGGTGCTGCACTCGGCCCTGTCCAACGCCGAACAGATGTCCGCCGACGTGGACACCCTGAAGGTGAAGGACGTCATCGTGAACCAGGGCCCCACCTGGAAGCGCATCATGCCGCGCTCCATGGGCCGGGCCAACCGCATCCTCAAGCGCACCAGCCACATCACCGTGGTTGTTGAAGAAGAGAAGGAGTAG
- the rpsC gene encoding 30S ribosomal protein S3, translated as MGQKVHPYGFRLGYNKNWNSRWFAKKEYPGFVYEDNRIRKFVKSSLFHAGISRIEIERAGGKIKLIIHTARPGIVIGRKGTEIEKVRADLKKRFGREFAVEVNEIRRPETDAQLVAENIALQLERRVAFRRAMKRTVGLARKFGAEGIKVFCAGRLAGAEIARSEWYRDGRVPLHTLRADIDYGLATAKTTYGVIGVKVWIFKGEILVNEVEQ; from the coding sequence ATGGGTCAGAAAGTCCACCCGTACGGCTTCCGCCTGGGCTACAACAAGAACTGGAATTCCCGCTGGTTCGCCAAGAAGGAATACCCCGGCTTCGTCTACGAGGACAACCGCATCCGCAAGTTTGTGAAGTCCTCGCTGTTCCATGCCGGCATTTCCAGGATCGAGATCGAGCGCGCCGGCGGAAAGATCAAGCTGATCATCCACACTGCCCGCCCGGGTATCGTCATCGGCCGCAAGGGCACCGAGATCGAGAAGGTTCGCGCCGATCTCAAGAAGCGCTTCGGCCGTGAGTTCGCCGTCGAGGTCAACGAGATCCGCCGTCCCGAAACCGACGCCCAGCTGGTGGCCGAAAACATCGCCCTCCAGCTTGAGCGCCGCGTGGCCTTCCGCCGCGCCATGAAGCGCACGGTGGGCCTGGCCCGCAAGTTCGGCGCCGAGGGCATCAAGGTGTTCTGCGCTGGCCGCCTGGCCGGCGCCGAGATCGCCCGCTCCGAATGGTACCGCGACGGCCGCGTGCCCCTGCACACCCTGCGCGCCGACATCGACTACGGCTTGGCCACCGCCAAGACCACCTACGGCGTCATCGGCGTCAAGGTGTGGATCTTCAAGGGCGAGATTCTCGTCAACGAGGTCGAACAGTAA
- the rplP gene encoding 50S ribosomal protein L16, with translation MLSPNRTKFRKRQKGRLDGPATGGTEVSFGDVAIKAVEHGKLTSQQIEAARVAIMRHIKRGGKVWIRIFPDFPVTSKPAEVRMGSGKGSPVGWCAPVKPGRVLYEVKGVEMEVMVEALKRAQHKLPIKTKIVTKELV, from the coding sequence ATGCTCTCCCCCAACAGAACCAAATTCCGCAAGCGTCAGAAAGGCCGTCTGGACGGCCCCGCTACCGGCGGGACCGAGGTCTCTTTCGGCGACGTGGCCATCAAGGCCGTGGAGCACGGAAAGCTGACCAGCCAGCAGATCGAGGCTGCCCGCGTGGCCATCATGCGCCACATCAAGCGCGGCGGCAAAGTTTGGATCCGCATCTTCCCCGACTTCCCGGTGACCTCCAAGCCCGCTGAAGTGCGGATGGGTTCCGGTAAGGGCTCCCCGGTGGGTTGGTGCGCTCCCGTTAAGCCCGGCCGCGTGCTCTACGAGGTGAAGGGCGTCGAGATGGAAGTGATGGTCGAGGCCCTCAAGCGCGCCCAGCACAAGCTGCCCATCAAGACCAAGATCGTGACCAAGGAACTGGTGTAG
- the rpmC gene encoding 50S ribosomal protein L29 has product MVTAKELREFDEAKLAEQLTQTQEELFKLRFQHATAQLEKTHRLNELKTDIARIKTVMSQKKSGR; this is encoded by the coding sequence ATGGTTACCGCCAAGGAACTGCGCGAATTCGACGAGGCCAAGCTTGCCGAGCAGCTTACGCAGACCCAGGAAGAGCTCTTCAAGCTGCGCTTCCAGCACGCCACCGCTCAGCTGGAAAAAACGCACCGCCTGAACGAACTGAAGACCGACATCGCGCGCATCAAAACCGTGATGTCCCAAAAGAAAAGCGGCAGGTAG
- the rpsQ gene encoding 30S ribosomal protein S17, translating to MEEHKSNRRVLTGIVVSDKCDKTIVVRVETLVKHPLVKKYIRRRKKFMAHDPMNECGMGDKVQIIEHRPLSARKRWHLVKIMEKAK from the coding sequence ATGGAAGAGCACAAGAGCAACCGCCGGGTGCTGACCGGCATCGTGGTCTCGGACAAGTGCGACAAGACCATCGTCGTGCGCGTTGAGACGCTGGTGAAGCACCCCCTGGTGAAGAAGTACATCCGCCGCCGCAAGAAGTTCATGGCCCACGACCCGATGAACGAGTGCGGCATGGGCGACAAGGTGCAGATCATCGAGCACCGCCCGCTGTCGGCCCGCAAGCGCTGGCATCTGGTGAAGATCATGGAGAAGGCGAAATGA
- the rplN gene encoding 50S ribosomal protein L14, with the protein MIQVESVLDVADNSGAKKVACIKVLGGSRRRYASVGDIIVVSVKEAMPHSKVKKGQVMKAVIVRTKKEVGRPDGTYIKFDNNSAVLLSAQLEPVGTRIFGPVARELRLKNFMKIVSLAPEVL; encoded by the coding sequence ATGATCCAGGTTGAATCCGTACTCGACGTCGCCGACAACTCCGGCGCCAAGAAAGTGGCCTGCATCAAGGTGCTGGGCGGTTCCCGCCGGCGCTACGCCTCCGTGGGCGACATCATCGTGGTCTCCGTCAAGGAAGCCATGCCCCATTCCAAGGTGAAGAAGGGGCAGGTGATGAAGGCCGTCATTGTTCGCACGAAGAAGGAAGTGGGTCGCCCGGATGGCACCTACATCAAGTTCGACAACAACTCTGCCGTGCTGCTCTCCGCGCAGCTCGAGCCAGTGGGAACCCGTATCTTCGGACCCGTGGCCCGCGAACTTCGCCTGAAGAATTTCATGAAGATCGTGTCGCTGGCCCCTGAAGTCCTGTAG
- the rplX gene encoding 50S ribosomal protein L24: protein MKTYRIRKDDKVMVIAGKDKGKIGKVLKILPKSDRILVEKVNLVKRHRKGNPYAGQAGGIEEKEAALAISNVALMCDACAKPTRVGYKYTEDGKKLRFCKKCNEVIS, encoded by the coding sequence ATGAAAACGTATCGTATCCGCAAAGACGACAAGGTGATGGTCATTGCGGGGAAGGACAAGGGCAAGATCGGAAAGGTCTTGAAGATCCTCCCCAAGAGCGACCGGATCCTGGTGGAGAAGGTGAACCTGGTGAAGCGTCACCGCAAAGGCAACCCCTACGCCGGCCAGGCCGGCGGCATCGAGGAGAAGGAGGCCGCCCTGGCCATCTCCAACGTTGCCCTCATGTGCGACGCGTGCGCCAAGCCCACCCGCGTGGGCTACAAGTACACCGAGGACGGCAAGAAACTCCGCTTCTGCAAGAAGTGCAATGAAGTCATCAGCTAA
- the rplE gene encoding 50S ribosomal protein L5: MTRLEQIYSEKVVPALQKEFGYKSSMQIPKFKFISLNIGLGEASQNSKLIDEAVNELTAIAGQKAVVTRAKKSIAAFKLRENQPVGCRVTLRHDRMWDFYDKLVNFALPRVRDFRGVPDRGFDGRGNFTLGIKEHTIFPEINIDRVERVKGMNITIVTSAVSDKEGKVLLDLLGMPFKK; the protein is encoded by the coding sequence ATGACTCGCCTCGAACAAATCTACTCCGAAAAGGTCGTGCCGGCCTTGCAGAAGGAGTTCGGGTACAAGTCTTCCATGCAGATTCCCAAGTTCAAGTTCATCTCCCTGAACATCGGACTTGGCGAAGCCTCCCAGAACTCCAAACTGATCGACGAGGCCGTCAACGAGTTGACCGCCATCGCCGGGCAGAAGGCCGTGGTCACCCGGGCCAAGAAGTCCATCGCGGCCTTCAAGCTGCGCGAGAATCAGCCTGTGGGCTGCCGGGTGACGCTTCGCCACGACCGCATGTGGGACTTCTACGACAAGCTGGTGAACTTCGCGCTGCCTCGCGTGCGCGACTTCCGGGGTGTCCCCGACCGCGGGTTCGATGGTCGCGGCAACTTCACCCTGGGCATCAAGGAACACACCATTTTCCCCGAGATCAATATCGACCGGGTCGAACGTGTGAAGGGCATGAACATCACCATCGTGACCAGCGCCGTCAGCGACAAGGAAGGCAAAGTCCTCCTCGACCTGCTCGGCATGCCCTTCAAGAAGTAG
- a CDS encoding type Z 30S ribosomal protein S14, with the protein MARTALMVKARRKPKFSARAYNRCPICGRSRAFLRRYGICRICFRNMALAGELPGVRKSSW; encoded by the coding sequence GTGGCACGCACTGCCCTCATGGTTAAGGCCCGGCGCAAGCCCAAATTTTCGGCCCGGGCGTACAATCGTTGCCCCATCTGCGGCCGTTCCCGGGCGTTCCTTCGCAGATATGGCATTTGCCGCATCTGCTTCCGCAACATGGCCCTGGCCGGAGAACTTCCCGGCGTCAGGAAATCGAGCTGGTAG
- the rpsH gene encoding 30S ribosomal protein S8, producing MSVTDPIADMLARIRNAYHALHKKVAMPHSKMKESMAGILKDQGYIEEFAVDGRDLVITLKYAKGRPLIAGLKRVSKPGRRIYVGAHDIPRVQNGLGICILSTSRGIMDGLAARSANVGGELLCEVW from the coding sequence ATGTCCGTGACCGATCCAATCGCCGACATGCTGGCCCGCATCCGCAACGCGTACCACGCGCTGCACAAGAAGGTCGCCATGCCGCACTCCAAGATGAAGGAGTCCATGGCTGGGATTCTGAAGGATCAGGGCTACATTGAGGAATTCGCCGTGGATGGACGTGATCTTGTGATCACGCTCAAGTATGCAAAGGGCCGCCCGCTTATCGCAGGCCTCAAACGCGTGAGCAAGCCCGGCCGTCGCATCTATGTCGGGGCGCACGACATCCCGCGCGTCCAGAACGGACTTGGCATCTGCATTCTCTCCACCTCCCGTGGCATCATGGACGGCCTGGCCGCCCGGAGCGCCAACGTGGGCGGCGAGCTGCTTTGCGAAGTCTGGTAA
- the rplF gene encoding 50S ribosomal protein L6 has protein sequence MSRIGKKEIEIPKGVEVKVAGEALNVKGPKGALETPAHPKLTYEIDGSVVRVGRTDDSRLARAQHGLRRTLLANCIEGVTKGFSKTLEVIGVGYKVQVAGKAVVLNVGFSHPVEFPLPAGIEAKAEGNKLTISGIDKQLVGETAAQIRRVRPPEPFKGKGIKYDNEQIRRKAGKSGGKK, from the coding sequence ATGTCCCGCATAGGCAAGAAAGAAATTGAGATCCCCAAGGGGGTCGAGGTAAAGGTCGCCGGGGAGGCCTTGAACGTGAAGGGGCCCAAAGGGGCCCTGGAAACGCCCGCTCATCCCAAGCTCACCTACGAAATCGACGGTTCCGTGGTCCGCGTGGGCCGCACAGACGACTCGCGTCTGGCCCGTGCCCAGCACGGCCTGCGCCGCACGCTCCTGGCCAACTGCATCGAAGGCGTCACCAAGGGTTTCTCCAAGACCCTGGAAGTCATCGGCGTGGGTTACAAGGTCCAGGTTGCAGGCAAAGCCGTTGTCCTGAACGTGGGCTTCTCCCATCCCGTCGAGTTCCCGCTGCCTGCCGGCATCGAAGCCAAGGCCGAGGGCAACAAGCTCACGATCTCGGGCATCGACAAGCAGCTCGTGGGCGAAACCGCCGCGCAGATCCGGCGCGTGCGCCCGCCTGAACCCTTCAAGGGCAAGGGCATCAAGTACGACAACGAGCAGATTCGCCGCAAGGCCGGCAAATCCGGCGGCAAGAAGTAG
- the rplR gene encoding 50S ribosomal protein L18 gives MKLSKQAARMRRKVRIRKKISGSPERPRLVVYRSNLHVYCQIVDDETGQTLVSSSSLALSKGGESLKPNKDTAVKVGRDVAAKAKEKDIASVVFDRNGYLYHGCIKALADGAREGGLQF, from the coding sequence ATGAAGCTCAGCAAGCAAGCCGCGCGTATGCGCCGCAAGGTGCGCATCCGCAAGAAGATCTCCGGCAGCCCGGAGAGGCCCAGGCTGGTGGTCTACCGCTCCAACCTGCACGTCTACTGCCAGATCGTGGACGACGAGACCGGCCAGACCCTGGTCTCCTCCTCGTCGCTCGCGCTCTCCAAGGGCGGCGAGTCGCTCAAGCCCAACAAGGACACCGCCGTCAAGGTGGGCCGCGACGTTGCGGCCAAGGCCAAGGAAAAGGACATCGCCAGCGTGGTCTTCGACCGCAACGGCTACCTCTACCACGGCTGCATCAAGGCCTTGGCTGACGGCGCCCGTGAGGGCGGGCTGCAATTCTAA
- the rpsE gene encoding 30S ribosomal protein S5 — translation MEQSELTQIEKIVSLNRVAKVVKGGRRFSFSALVVVGDGKGSVGFGLGKANEVPEAIRKATDQAKKSMIKVPLLDGTLPYQVMGRFGAGRVVLIPASKGTGIIAGGPVRAVMEAAGVHDILTKAIGTNNPHNVLRAAVAGLASLRSAEQVSELRGKTVETPRK, via the coding sequence ATGGAACAGTCTGAACTGACCCAAATCGAGAAGATCGTTTCGCTCAACCGCGTGGCCAAGGTCGTGAAAGGCGGCCGCCGGTTCAGCTTCAGCGCGCTGGTCGTCGTGGGCGACGGAAAGGGCTCCGTGGGCTTCGGCCTGGGCAAGGCCAACGAAGTCCCCGAAGCCATCCGCAAGGCCACGGACCAGGCCAAGAAGTCCATGATCAAGGTCCCCCTCCTGGACGGCACGCTGCCTTACCAGGTGATGGGACGCTTCGGCGCCGGCCGCGTGGTGCTTATCCCCGCCTCCAAGGGCACCGGGATCATCGCGGGCGGCCCGGTGCGCGCCGTCATGGAGGCCGCCGGGGTGCACGACATCCTTACCAAGGCCATCGGCACCAACAATCCGCACAACGTGCTCAGGGCCGCCGTGGCGGGCCTGGCATCGCTGCGCAGCGCCGAGCAGGTTTCCGAACTGCGCGGTAAAACCGTGGAAACTCCGAGGAAGTAG
- the rpmD gene encoding 50S ribosomal protein L30 gives MSGQVTITLLKSKIGCTPNQKATLEALGLRKIRQAKTLPDTPAVRGMIYKVNHLVEVKEHAA, from the coding sequence ATGAGCGGGCAAGTGACCATCACGCTCCTCAAGAGCAAGATCGGGTGCACCCCCAACCAGAAGGCCACTTTGGAGGCTTTGGGGTTGCGCAAGATCCGTCAGGCCAAAACCCTGCCGGACACTCCGGCCGTGCGGGGTATGATCTACAAAGTCAATCACCTGGTTGAGGTGAAAGAACATGCTGCTTAA
- the rplO gene encoding 50S ribosomal protein L15, giving the protein MLLNELTPFPEERKDRKRIGRGRGTGQGCTAGKGNKGQNARAGVSSRPWFEGGQMPLARRLPKRGFKNPFKVSYSPINLDRLVESFPETAEITLDLIYERGLAPKGAPVKILGNGDLTKAITVEAHKFSASALEKLAKAGGAAKPLENVTEG; this is encoded by the coding sequence ATGCTGCTTAACGAACTCACTCCCTTCCCCGAGGAGCGCAAGGACCGCAAGCGCATTGGGCGCGGACGCGGCACCGGCCAGGGCTGCACAGCCGGCAAGGGCAACAAGGGCCAGAATGCTCGTGCTGGAGTCAGCTCCAGGCCCTGGTTCGAAGGCGGCCAGATGCCTCTGGCCCGCCGTCTGCCCAAGCGCGGCTTCAAGAATCCTTTCAAGGTTTCCTACAGCCCCATCAATCTCGATCGCCTCGTGGAATCCTTCCCCGAGACCGCCGAGATTACACTCGACCTCATCTACGAGCGCGGCCTTGCCCCCAAGGGCGCCCCGGTGAAGATCCTCGGCAACGGGGACCTCACCAAGGCCATCACCGTGGAAGCCCACAAGTTCAGCGCCTCTGCCCTGGAGAAGCTCGCCAAGGCCGGCGGCGCCGCCAAGCCCCTGGAAAACGTGACGGAAGGCTAA
- the secY gene encoding preprotein translocase subunit SecY, producing the protein MALQGVENLARLPELKKKILWTFLLLAVYRVGIHVPVPGVDTLALADFFHSAKNTLFGLFDMFSGGGLNKLSIFTLGIMPYISASIVMQLLTVVSPELNRLQKEEGAQGRKKITQYTRYGTVLITLVQGLGIAVGLESMTSPTGAPIVLHAGLGFKFMTVMTLTAGTVFLMWLGEQITEKGIGNGISLIIFAGIVAGLPRALINTFQLVGQGEMSLMVLILLVGVMAGVLVAIVFMERGQRRIPIQYAKRMVGRKMYGGQTTHLPLRINTAGVIPPIFASSILLFPATIANFYQADWVQMVASWFNPSSIVYNFLFIGMIVFFCYFYTAIIFDPKQIAENIRKQGGFVPGIRPGQKTKEYLDRVLARLTLWGSMYISAVCVLPMFLIAQFNVPFYFGGTSVLIVVGVAMDFMGQIESYMISRQYEGLLAKGRIKGRA; encoded by the coding sequence GTGGCACTGCAAGGCGTGGAGAATCTGGCTCGTCTGCCGGAGCTGAAAAAGAAGATCCTTTGGACCTTCCTGCTTCTGGCCGTCTACCGTGTGGGCATCCATGTGCCCGTTCCCGGCGTGGACACCCTGGCGCTGGCGGATTTCTTCCACAGCGCCAAGAACACGCTGTTCGGGCTTTTCGACATGTTCTCCGGCGGCGGCCTGAACAAGCTCTCCATCTTCACCCTGGGCATCATGCCCTACATCTCCGCCTCCATCGTCATGCAGCTGCTCACCGTGGTGAGCCCGGAACTCAACCGGCTGCAGAAAGAGGAAGGAGCGCAGGGACGCAAGAAGATCACCCAATACACCCGCTACGGCACGGTGCTCATCACCCTGGTTCAGGGTCTGGGCATCGCCGTTGGCCTTGAGAGCATGACCAGCCCCACCGGGGCGCCCATCGTGCTCCATGCTGGCCTGGGGTTCAAGTTCATGACCGTGATGACCCTCACGGCCGGAACCGTGTTCCTCATGTGGCTGGGTGAGCAGATCACCGAAAAGGGGATCGGCAACGGCATCTCGCTGATCATCTTCGCGGGCATCGTGGCCGGTCTTCCGCGCGCGCTCATCAACACCTTCCAGCTGGTGGGCCAGGGCGAAATGAGCCTCATGGTGCTCATCCTGCTGGTCGGTGTGATGGCGGGCGTGTTGGTGGCCATCGTCTTCATGGAACGCGGCCAGCGCCGCATTCCCATACAGTACGCAAAGCGTATGGTGGGCCGTAAGATGTACGGCGGCCAGACCACGCATCTGCCGTTGCGCATCAACACGGCAGGCGTGATTCCGCCCATCTTCGCCTCGTCCATCCTGCTCTTCCCGGCGACCATCGCCAACTTCTATCAGGCAGACTGGGTGCAGATGGTGGCTTCGTGGTTCAACCCGAGCTCCATTGTGTACAACTTCCTGTTTATTGGCATGATCGTCTTCTTCTGCTACTTCTACACGGCGATCATCTTCGATCCGAAGCAGATCGCCGAGAACATCCGCAAGCAGGGCGGCTTCGTGCCGGGCATCCGTCCCGGCCAGAAGACGAAGGAGTACCTGGACCGCGTCCTGGCGCGCCTCACCCTGTGGGGGTCCATGTACATCTCTGCCGTGTGCGTGCTGCCCATGTTCCTGATCGCCCAGTTCAACGTCCCGTTCTACTTCGGCGGCACGAGCGTGCTCATCGTCGTCGGCGTGGCCATGGACTTCATGGGGCAGATCGAGTCTTACATGATCAGCCGCCAGTACGAGGGACTCCTGGCCAAGGGCCGCATCAAGGGCAGGGCCTAG
- the map gene encoding type I methionyl aminopeptidase, whose translation MKKFRGIYVKNDAEISVMRQAGGIVASILDELEKAVRPGVKTMLFEEMALGLCDQYGVKPAFKGYLGYPFALCCSVNEEVVHGFPSQRELCEGDIVSFDMGVILSGFYGDSARTVPVGEISEEAKKLLAVTEESLRLGIDQVQAEGNLYDVSLAIQKHVESQGYSVVRRFVGHGIGRNLHEKPEVPNFVPKGANPVVLKPGMTLAIEPMVTMGGPEVEILADKWTAVTKDRSLAAHCEHTVVVTADGPKILSQRLEA comes from the coding sequence TTGAAGAAGTTTCGCGGCATTTACGTCAAGAACGACGCTGAAATCTCCGTCATGCGCCAGGCGGGGGGCATAGTGGCCTCCATCCTGGATGAACTGGAGAAGGCAGTCCGGCCCGGCGTCAAAACGATGCTCTTTGAAGAGATGGCCCTGGGGCTTTGCGACCAGTACGGCGTGAAGCCGGCTTTCAAGGGCTACCTGGGCTACCCGTTCGCCTTGTGTTGTTCGGTGAACGAGGAGGTTGTTCACGGATTTCCGTCCCAGCGCGAGCTGTGCGAGGGAGACATCGTGAGCTTCGACATGGGCGTGATCCTCAGCGGGTTTTACGGCGACTCCGCGCGCACGGTACCCGTCGGGGAGATCAGTGAGGAGGCTAAGAAACTCCTCGCGGTCACGGAAGAGTCGCTGCGCCTGGGCATTGACCAGGTGCAGGCGGAGGGAAACCTCTACGACGTGTCCCTGGCCATACAAAAACATGTTGAAAGCCAGGGGTACTCTGTTGTAAGACGGTTCGTTGGGCACGGCATCGGCAGGAATCTCCATGAGAAACCGGAGGTTCCTAATTTTGTCCCCAAGGGGGCAAACCCTGTCGTGCTCAAGCCGGGCATGACCCTGGCCATCGAGCCGATGGTCACCATGGGGGGTCCCGAGGTGGAAATCCTCGCGGACAAGTGGACGGCGGTCACCAAGGACCGCAGCCTCGCCGCTCATTGCGAGCACACCGTGGTGGTTACGGCCGACGGACCGAAAATACTGAGCCAGCGCCTCGAGGCGTAG
- the rpmJ gene encoding 50S ribosomal protein L36 has product MKVRPSVKKLCPKCKIIRRHGVLRVVCENPRHKQRQG; this is encoded by the coding sequence ATGAAAGTGCGGCCTTCGGTGAAGAAGCTCTGTCCGAAATGTAAGATCATCCGCCGTCACGGCGTGCTCAGGGTGGTCTGCGAAAATCCCCGGCACAAGCAGCGCCAGGGATAA
- the rpsM gene encoding 30S ribosomal protein S13: protein MARIAGVDLPRNKRMDIALTYIYGIGHTTALNILDATGVEWTKKTDDLTSEEVNTIRKEIEANHKVEGDLRREVTANIKRLMDIGCYRGLRHRKGLPVHGQRTHTNARTRKGPRRAVMAKKKK, encoded by the coding sequence GTGGCCCGTATTGCTGGAGTCGACCTGCCCAGGAACAAGCGCATGGACATCGCCCTGACCTATATCTATGGGATCGGGCACACCACCGCTTTGAACATCCTGGATGCCACCGGCGTGGAGTGGACCAAGAAGACCGACGACCTGACTTCCGAAGAAGTCAACACCATCCGTAAAGAGATCGAAGCTAACCACAAGGTTGAGGGCGATCTCCGGCGCGAGGTCACGGCCAACATCAAGCGGCTGATGGACATCGGCTGCTACCGGGGGCTTCGTCACCGCAAGGGCCTTCCCGTCCACGGACAGCGCACGCACACCAACGCCCGCACCCGTAAGGGACCGCGCCGCGCCGTGATGGCCAAAAAGAAGAAATAA
- the rpsK gene encoding 30S ribosomal protein S11: MAARPRRQGKKEKKNIPVGVAHIQATFNNTIITFTDQRGNVVSWATSGGAGFKGSRKSTPFAAQVAAETAARKAQDNGMRTVGILVKGPGSGREAAMRAINAAGFKVSYIRDVTPIPHNGCRPPKRRRV, from the coding sequence ATGGCAGCCAGACCCCGCCGTCAAGGCAAGAAAGAGAAGAAGAACATCCCTGTGGGCGTTGCCCACATCCAGGCGACCTTCAACAACACCATCATCACGTTCACCGACCAGCGCGGCAACGTGGTGAGCTGGGCCACCTCCGGCGGCGCCGGTTTCAAGGGATCGCGCAAGTCCACCCCCTTTGCCGCGCAGGTCGCCGCCGAAACGGCCGCTCGCAAGGCTCAGGATAACGGCATGCGCACCGTGGGCATCCTGGTTAAGGGTCCCGGCTCCGGTCGCGAGGCCGCCATGCGCGCCATCAACGCCGCGGGCTTCAAGGTGAGCTACATCCGCGACGTGACCCCCATCCCCCACAACGGTTGCCGCCCCCCTAAGCGGCGCCGGGTCTAG
- the rpsD gene encoding 30S ribosomal protein S4 translates to MARYTGPKCRLCRREGAKLFLKGDRCFTDKCAYERRPYAPGQHGRIRKKMSDYAVQLREKQKARRVYGILEEQFRSYFAEADRQKGVTGANLLINLERRMDNVIYRMGFANSRDQARQMVRHGLFLLNGRRVSIPSIQVRVGDVVEVREKNRQVPVIQEAQQVIARRGCPSWVEVDGAAFKGKVNAMPTREDIQLAVNEQLIVELYSK, encoded by the coding sequence GTGGCCCGCTACACTGGACCCAAATGCCGCCTGTGCCGCCGCGAGGGAGCCAAGCTCTTCCTCAAGGGCGACCGCTGCTTTACTGACAAGTGCGCCTATGAGCGCCGCCCCTACGCCCCCGGCCAGCACGGCCGCATCCGCAAGAAGATGAGCGATTACGCCGTGCAGCTGCGTGAAAAGCAGAAGGCGCGCCGCGTCTACGGCATCCTGGAAGAGCAGTTCCGTTCCTACTTCGCCGAGGCCGACCGCCAGAAGGGCGTCACCGGCGCCAACCTCCTCATCAACCTGGAACGCCGCATGGACAACGTGATCTATCGCATGGGCTTCGCCAATTCGCGCGACCAGGCCCGTCAGATGGTCCGCCATGGCCTCTTCCTGCTCAACGGACGCCGCGTTTCCATCCCCTCCATCCAGGTTCGCGTGGGCGACGTGGTGGAAGTGCGCGAAAAGAACCGCCAGGTTCCCGTGATTCAGGAAGCCCAGCAGGTCATCGCCCGTCGCGGCTGCCCCTCCTGGGTGGAAGTCGACGGTGCGGCCTTCAAGGGCAAGGTCAACGCCATGCCCACACGCGAAGACATCCAGCTGGCAGTAAACGAGCAGCTCATCGTCGAACTGTACTCCAAGTAA